From one Brevundimonas sp. PAMC22021 genomic stretch:
- a CDS encoding N-acetylmuramoyl-L-alanine amidase: MNGRVFLDLSRWGLREWAMTALAFLVICLGLLMLAGRGLAAGAQGDVLGVRFGGDGQRTRVVIDLERTTQGRVIEDGAQGQVILSLLDVSAGRGATGDGSGLVRSYRVGAQGGASRIQLDLAKNGEIERRFLLPPGDGVGHYRYVIDVKAKGARAPNAEPARPTSQPLPAPRRAEKPMIVIDAGHGGRDPGASGVHARESAVTLAAAQQLKAELEKTGRYRVRLTRTGDAYVDLYRRVSIARQADADLFISLHADAGTDPALRGASVYTLSEQGAGRAVREFTRDADWHRELRLPGRDPSVDRILLDMTQRATQNRSAQFARVLLTHLEAVEHPLLRRSHRDAGLAVLLAPDVPAVLLEMGFITNPEDERLLTNERQRRRMMRAVADGIDRYFREPSAPLVTASTGAAG, from the coding sequence ATGAACGGTCGAGTGTTTCTGGATCTGTCGCGCTGGGGCCTGCGAGAGTGGGCTATGACGGCGCTCGCCTTCTTGGTCATCTGCCTCGGATTGCTGATGCTGGCGGGCCGGGGCCTGGCTGCGGGCGCGCAAGGCGACGTGCTGGGCGTCCGCTTCGGCGGCGACGGGCAGCGCACGCGCGTAGTCATCGATCTGGAGCGCACCACGCAAGGGCGGGTGATCGAGGATGGCGCGCAGGGGCAGGTGATCCTGTCGCTGCTCGACGTCTCCGCCGGGCGCGGCGCGACGGGCGACGGCTCTGGACTGGTCCGCAGCTACCGCGTCGGGGCCCAGGGCGGGGCTTCGCGCATTCAGCTGGACCTGGCCAAGAACGGCGAGATCGAGCGGCGCTTCCTTTTGCCGCCAGGCGACGGCGTGGGGCACTATCGCTATGTGATCGATGTGAAGGCGAAAGGCGCGCGCGCGCCGAACGCTGAGCCCGCGCGCCCGACATCGCAGCCGCTGCCCGCGCCGCGCCGCGCTGAAAAGCCGATGATCGTCATCGACGCGGGCCACGGCGGGCGAGATCCGGGCGCCAGCGGCGTTCACGCCAGGGAGAGCGCCGTCACCCTGGCGGCCGCCCAGCAGCTGAAGGCGGAATTGGAAAAGACCGGCCGCTATCGCGTGCGCCTGACCCGGACGGGCGACGCCTATGTGGATCTTTACCGCCGGGTGTCGATCGCGCGCCAGGCCGACGCCGACCTGTTCATCTCCCTGCATGCCGACGCCGGCACGGACCCGGCCCTGCGCGGCGCCAGCGTCTATACTCTGTCCGAACAGGGCGCGGGGCGGGCGGTGCGCGAGTTCACGCGCGACGCCGACTGGCATCGCGAGTTGCGGCTGCCGGGCCGCGATCCATCGGTCGACCGCATCCTGCTGGACATGACCCAGCGCGCGACCCAGAACCGCTCGGCCCAGTTCGCGCGGGTGCTGCTGACGCACCTGGAGGCGGTGGAGCATCCGCTGCTGCGCCGCAGCCACCGCGACGCGGGGCTGGCGGTGCTGTTGGCGCCCGACGTGCCGGCCGTGCTGCTGGAGATGGGCTTTATCACCAATCCCGAGGACGAGCGCCTGCTGACCAACGAGCGCCAGCGTCGCCGCATGATGCGTGCGGTGGCCGACGGCATCGACCGCTACTTCCGCGAACCCTCCGCACCGCTGGTGACCGCCTCCACGGGTGCAGCGGGTTAG
- a CDS encoding J domain-containing protein has product MPASFQYKPRFTDIRVKPPKPGEKVEDPDVLHLKPGEKPCQWPDCRRAATARAPKSRERLNDFYEFCQPHAGEYNKGWNFYAGMTEGEVRAAQENEAMTGGRPTWEMKAGKFSREAAAFASKMGTNNTQGSGSWRDSFGLFGRKGEQTPNAPGEDRRIGKLERTALADLDLEPGADKAAVKAQYHALLKRFHPDTNGGDRGAEAKLQRVIKAWKTLKKAGLA; this is encoded by the coding sequence ATGCCTGCTTCGTTTCAATACAAGCCGCGCTTCACCGACATTCGAGTGAAGCCGCCCAAGCCTGGTGAAAAGGTCGAGGACCCCGACGTCCTGCACCTGAAGCCGGGTGAAAAGCCGTGCCAGTGGCCCGACTGCCGCCGCGCGGCGACCGCGCGCGCGCCCAAGTCGCGTGAGCGGCTGAATGACTTTTACGAATTCTGCCAGCCGCACGCCGGCGAGTACAACAAGGGGTGGAACTTCTACGCCGGCATGACCGAAGGCGAGGTGCGCGCGGCTCAGGAAAACGAGGCCATGACCGGCGGGCGCCCGACCTGGGAGATGAAGGCCGGCAAATTCAGCCGCGAGGCCGCCGCCTTCGCCTCCAAGATGGGCACGAACAACACGCAAGGCTCGGGCTCCTGGCGCGACAGCTTCGGCCTGTTCGGCAGGAAGGGCGAGCAGACGCCGAACGCGCCGGGCGAGGACCGCAGGATCGGCAAGCTGGAACGCACAGCCCTGGCGGACCTGGACCTCGAGCCGGGCGCCGACAAGGCGGCGGTCAAGGCTCAATACCATGCGCTGCTGAAACGCTTTCATCCCGACACCAACGGCGGCGACCGGGGGGCCGAGGCCAAACTTCAGCGCGTGATCAAGGCCTGGAAGACGCTGAAGAAGGCGGGCCTCGCCTAA
- a CDS encoding BolA family transcriptional regulator, whose translation MSEGPVAAIIREKLQQSLSPIRLEIVDDSWRHAGHHHEGGMDAKPGGESHFNIVVVSDAFSGQSRVARQRAVNDLLRAELAGPIHALSIQALTPVEDSTTGGREPSFVQTVLAVSP comes from the coding sequence ATGTCGGAAGGCCCCGTCGCCGCGATTATCCGCGAAAAACTGCAGCAAAGCCTGTCTCCGATCCGGCTGGAGATCGTGGACGACAGCTGGCGCCACGCCGGCCACCATCATGAAGGGGGCATGGACGCCAAGCCCGGCGGCGAAAGCCACTTCAACATCGTGGTGGTGTCCGACGCCTTTTCGGGCCAGTCGCGCGTGGCGCGCCAGCGGGCCGTCAATGACCTTCTCCGCGCCGAACTGGCCGGCCCGATTCACGCCCTTTCGATCCAGGCGCTCACGCCTGTGGAGGATTCGACAACCGGCGGTCGCGAACCATCCTTCGTTCAGACTGTCTTAGCCGTTTCACCCTAG
- a CDS encoding response regulator produces MVEADSIDGIAGDQKASDAAQALKAILQTQYLRYLIIASWAIGLLGVVGGVEALVWFVGTLAAGALRGAVERRVSRRVDKGWGLVFPAVATITTTAWAVAPLLAWFSDNPFASTTAVALLIGGYVLVFAQLRSSPRQALVISSPYSAAALIMLGSLWGTPQFWSLLALVPFTAAGLFVLVMMTMLREGRIRVFQEHQAHLIEELETARDKAAAANEAKSSFLGVISHELRTPMNGVLGAAQLLGATRLEGTQREYLSIIRNSGDNLLSLLNDILDMTKIEAGKMTFETVDVSVDDLSKRITGPFEAQAAAKGLGFEQITEGDIPSVVRGDPLRVCQVLHNLLSNAVKFTDQGAVTFRTRGTRIAANRVRFDFLVTDTGSGISRADLELLFQPFTQVDASSTRRFGGTGLGLTIARRMSNIMGGDISVSSEVGRGSTFTMTVEAEVVEWAKPVPIETRVVERVEGQALSVLVVEDHPVNRMILEAWMGSAGHAASTAENGQIAVEIAQHQPFDLIIMDVNMPVMDGLTATRMIRGGQGVNRETPVVVLSASARSEDHQAGLDAGADAYLNKPIDFAALAELMTHVPGGREQVRQLGLAHEAVAA; encoded by the coding sequence ATGGTGGAAGCGGACAGTATCGACGGCATTGCCGGCGACCAGAAGGCCAGCGACGCCGCCCAGGCTCTGAAGGCGATTCTGCAGACTCAGTATCTGCGCTATCTGATCATCGCCAGTTGGGCGATCGGCCTGCTGGGCGTGGTCGGCGGGGTCGAGGCGCTGGTCTGGTTCGTGGGCACCCTGGCGGCCGGCGCCCTGCGCGGCGCGGTCGAACGCAGGGTCAGTCGACGCGTAGACAAGGGGTGGGGCCTTGTCTTCCCAGCGGTGGCGACGATCACCACCACCGCATGGGCGGTGGCGCCCTTGCTTGCGTGGTTCAGCGACAATCCCTTCGCATCGACCACAGCCGTGGCCCTGCTGATCGGCGGCTATGTGCTTGTGTTCGCCCAGCTGCGCAGCTCGCCGCGCCAGGCGCTGGTGATCTCCTCGCCCTATTCGGCGGCGGCGTTGATCATGCTGGGCAGCCTGTGGGGCACGCCGCAGTTCTGGTCGCTGTTGGCGCTTGTGCCCTTCACCGCCGCCGGTCTGTTCGTCCTGGTGATGATGACCATGCTGCGCGAGGGCCGCATCCGCGTCTTTCAGGAGCATCAGGCCCACCTGATCGAAGAACTGGAGACCGCACGCGACAAGGCCGCCGCCGCCAATGAGGCGAAGTCCAGCTTCCTTGGCGTCATCTCGCATGAGCTCCGCACGCCGATGAACGGCGTCCTGGGCGCCGCGCAACTGCTTGGCGCGACCCGGCTCGAGGGCACGCAGCGCGAGTATCTGTCGATCATCCGCAACTCGGGCGACAACCTGCTGTCGCTGCTGAACGACATCCTCGACATGACCAAGATCGAGGCCGGCAAGATGACCTTCGAGACCGTCGATGTCTCGGTCGACGACCTTTCCAAGCGGATCACCGGTCCGTTCGAGGCCCAGGCCGCCGCCAAGGGACTTGGGTTCGAGCAGATCACCGAGGGCGACATCCCGTCGGTGGTGCGCGGCGATCCCTTGCGGGTCTGCCAGGTGCTGCACAACCTCCTGTCGAACGCCGTCAAGTTCACGGATCAAGGCGCGGTGACCTTCCGGACGCGCGGGACGCGCATAGCCGCCAATCGCGTTCGCTTCGACTTCTTGGTCACCGACACCGGTTCGGGCATCTCCAGGGCCGACCTGGAGCTTCTGTTTCAACCGTTTACGCAGGTCGACGCCTCATCGACGCGTCGTTTCGGCGGCACGGGCCTGGGGCTGACCATCGCCCGGCGCATGAGCAACATCATGGGCGGCGACATCTCTGTCAGCTCGGAAGTCGGACGCGGATCGACCTTCACCATGACGGTTGAGGCCGAGGTGGTGGAATGGGCCAAGCCTGTTCCGATCGAAACCCGCGTCGTGGAGAGGGTCGAAGGCCAGGCGCTGAGCGTGCTGGTGGTCGAGGACCACCCCGTCAACCGGATGATCCTGGAGGCCTGGATGGGATCGGCCGGCCATGCCGCATCGACGGCCGAGAACGGCCAGATCGCGGTGGAGATCGCCCAGCATCAGCCCTTCGACCTGATCATCATGGATGTGAACATGCCGGTCATGGACGGGCTGACTGCAACGCGCATGATCCGCGGCGGGCAGGGCGTGAACCGCGAAACCCCGGTGGTGGTGCTGTCGGCCTCGGCCCGGTCCGAGGACCATCAGGCCGGCCTGGACGCCGGCGCCGACGCTTATCTGAACAAGCCCATCGACTTCGCCGCCCTGGCCGAGCTGATGACCCACGTTCCGGGCGGGCGCGAACAGGTGCGTCAGTTGGGCCTGGCGCACGAAGCCGTCGCGGCCTAA